A window from Telopea speciosissima isolate NSW1024214 ecotype Mountain lineage chromosome 8, Tspe_v1, whole genome shotgun sequence encodes these proteins:
- the LOC122670884 gene encoding pentatricopeptide repeat-containing protein At1g26900, mitochondrial-like: MILTLITNLVWRQHSRFRFFIRCQKYFSISLDHENLIPSLKSCNQTSEASQIHAHMIKTGLDVIPFTVSKLLASCALLDMDYAASIFNQIQNPNLFMFNTMLRGYSICEHAQQALLLFNSIRALGIPLDQFSFISTLKSCARELALQTGLGIHAVVVRCGYEFLINVRNTLLHFYCDCGRTRDAHQLFDELPQVRDSVSWNVLMDGYIHISQPTVVMDLFAEMHISGFQVNTPTVLSGLSACGETSDLLGGESLHAACIKCGFCADKKVVAATITMYSKTGCMDSAWQTFHGLREKDIVLWNCIIDGNAKNGLLEESLALLRLMKLDRVKPNSATLAGLLGACASKGALDMGHSVYEYIQEERLQLDAVLGTALIDMFSKCGFLERSVEIFHRMTSKDVKTWTAMIAGYGFHGQGKNAIRLFNEMEKEEVRPTDVTFLALLSSCSHGGLVAEGKELFERMVQTYRLSPKIEHYGCMIDLLGRAGLLEEAYKLIKCLPIERDATAWRALLAACRVHGNIELGESVKGELIEFNDEHPTDSILLLSTYAMAGRWSDVARMEVEEPKVVPKETGRSSIEVVDGLG; this comes from the coding sequence ATGATCTTAACCTTAATTACTAATTTGGTTTGGCGGCAACATTCCAGATTCCGGTTCTTCATTCGTTgccaaaaatatttttccatttctttggaTCATGAAAACCTAATTCCTTCATTGAAATCATGCAATCAGACCTCAGAAGCCTCGCAAATCCATGCCCACATGATCAAGACTGGACTCGACGTCATCCCCTTCACTGTGAGCAAACTTCTTGCTTCTTGCGCACTCCTCGACATGGACTATGCCGCCTCAATTTTCAACCAGATCCAGAACCCCAATCTCTTCATGTTCAACACAATGCTGAGAGGCTACTCGATTTGTGAACATGCCCAACAAGCCCTTTTACTCTTCAACTCCATTAGGGCTCTGGGAATTCCGCTAGATCAGTTCTCCTTCATCTCCACTCTCAAATCTTGTGCTCGCGAATTAGCCCTTCAAACCGGCCTAGGGATTCATGCAGTTGTTGTTCGGTGTGGGTACGAGTTTTTGATCAATGTGAGGAACACACTCCTTCATTTTTACTGTGATTGCGGAAGGACTAGAGACGCCCATCAGTTGTTCGATGAATTACCTCAAGTAAGAGATTCGGTCTCTTGGAACGTTTTGATGGATGGCTATATCCATATTTCTCAACCGACTGTAGTAATGGATTTATTTGCGGAAATGCATATTTCAGGTTTTCAGGTCAACACCCCAACGGTATTGAGTGGTTTGTCTGCCTGTGGTGAAACAAGTGATCTCCTCGGAGGAGAATCTCTTCATGCTGCTTGCATCAAGTGTGGGTTCTGTGCTGACAAAAAAGTGGTAGCTGCTACCATAACCATGTACTCTAAAACTGGATGCATGGATTCTGCGTGGCAGACATTTCACGGGCTCAGAGAGAAAGATATTGTTTTATGGAATTGCATCATAGACGGGAACGCCAAAAATGGTCTACTAGAAGAATCATTAGCTTTATTACGACTGATGAAACTTGATCGAGTGAAACCTAATTCGGCCACACTTGCTGGTTTGCTGGGGGCTTGTGCCTCTAAGGGAGCTCTTGACATGGGTCATTCCGTTTATGAATATATACAAGAGGAAAGACTGCAGTTGGATGCTGTTCTTGGTACAGCTCTTATAGATATGTTCTCTAAATGCGGGTTCCTAGAGAGATCTGTTGAGATTTTTCATAGGATGACGAGTAAAGATGTGAAAACTTGGACAGCGATGATTGCAGGTTATGGGTTTCATGGCCAGGGAAAAAACGCCATTCGGCTCTTCAATGAGATGGAAAAGGAGGAAGTAAGGCCTACTGATGTCACCTTCTTGGCTTTGTTAAGCTCTTGCAGCCATGGAGGCCTGGTGGCCGAGGGGAAGGAGTTATTTGAGAGGATGGTTCAAACATATAGGTTGTCACCTAAGATTGAACACTATGGGTGTATGATCGACCTATTGGGTCGTGCTGGGTTGTTGGAGGAAGCTTACAAACTGATCAAGTGCTTGCCCATTGAGAGGGATGCTACAGCTTGGCGTGCATTACTTGCGGCGTGCCGGGTCCATGGTAATATTGAACTGGGGGAAAGTGTCAAGGGAGAATTGATTGAGTTTAATGATGAACACCCGACTGATTCAATCCTTCTGTTGAGCACTTATGCCATGGCAGGGCGGTGGTCTGATGTCGCAAGAATGGAAGTTGAGGAACCAAAGGTGGTTCCAAAAGAAACAGGTCGCAGTTCAATTGAGGTGGTGGATGGTTTAGGATGA